From candidate division KSB1 bacterium, the proteins below share one genomic window:
- the rimI gene encoding ribosomal protein S18-alanine N-acetyltransferase, which translates to MAHSLQGDKNPVSVAASFFPVEARTQDGRVMVVRHMEMADVPEVARIEGLCFSSPWSAQSFVSCLADREVVLSIVATINEQIAGYAVNWLVPPEIHIGNIAVAPDFRRLGVARQLLQTVLSYARTRGCTVAHLEVRVSNQAAITLYQSMGFRRVGIRRGYYQDNGEDALLMSANIGT; encoded by the coding sequence ATGGCACACAGCCTCCAAGGCGACAAAAACCCTGTGTCGGTCGCCGCGAGCTTCTTTCCGGTTGAGGCGAGGACGCAGGACGGGAGGGTGATGGTGGTGCGCCACATGGAAATGGCGGACGTACCAGAAGTGGCGCGCATTGAAGGGCTCTGCTTCTCCTCACCGTGGTCGGCGCAAAGCTTTGTTTCTTGCCTTGCAGACAGAGAGGTGGTGCTGAGCATTGTAGCCACGATCAATGAGCAGATTGCAGGCTACGCGGTAAACTGGCTGGTACCGCCCGAAATTCACATCGGCAACATCGCTGTGGCGCCTGACTTCCGTCGCCTGGGTGTTGCCCGTCAGCTTCTGCAGACAGTGCTCAGCTATGCCCGAACGCGAGGCTGCACAGTGGCGCACCTGGAGGTGCGGGTGTCCAACCAGGCGGCGATCACTCTTTACCAGAGTATGGGTTTCCGTCGTGTCGGTATCCGGCGCGGCTACTATCAGGACAATGGCGAAGATGCCCTGCTAATGAGCGCGAATATCGGAACTTGA